attgtaaGATAAAGATTGAAGTCAGGAACTAAGTAAGTGCCGCGAAGTTGAAACTTGATAGCTGACGGACCTGCAATAGAGCAGCACCAAATCGATCACGAACCCATGTTTCACGCGTAATATTTTCCCAAAGgtaagttttattttactagataaataaattaatatcACCTATTTTTTTGAGCATTTCAAGTTTTCCTAGTCGCGCATAAAAGGGACTTCTTTATAGTCAACGCGTCGCGTATCGCCTACTTAAGCTACACCAACGCACTACGCGCTTGAACAGAGCAACTATTTACGAAGCTAGTTAGCGGTTAAATATCATGGAATACGATTTTGAATCTGATCTAAGTAGTCATTTAGATGGTTCCTTGCCTGATTTGGAGGAGGATATAGAGTTGAATCATGCTGCTGAAAGTGTTTCCAGCAATCACGATGATGGATCTCATATTTCAACACCTGCATTAAAACGAAAACTAGAAATTGAACCAATTGCATCTAATGAAACTACCCAAGGATCAACAATCACTTCAAACAATACTCAAAACACAACTAAAGACCCGTCATACAGTTTGCTCAGTAAGTATttatccttcaaaaaatgaagatttttGCTATATGGAAACTAATTAGATCTTTTAGATGATTTAATGGATGAAAGCATTTCTACGGATTTACTGAGCACCAAATGGCGTTCCTACTCTGAAACGGATTCGTTTGAATCAACGCGTGGATTTCTCAATCTTATTTTGCTAGTAAGAGACTACTGCTTTTTACATGCTAATTATTTTAGTCTTGTAATTGTCAACCTTTTTTAAACCACTTTGACATGGAGGATATGGAATCCATACCTGAAACATTAGCTCAAATACAATCTTcaacttttaattttgtatGCAAATCTCgctttctttggaaattaACCAATCGTCTAGAACGACACTTTTGCAGAACCGTACTTATATGCATGCTCAACAGTTATAGGAAAGTCATTCAGAACCAAGCTTCGTTTTCTCGTTGATGAACTCATTGCTATGTCTATAGAAAAGGACAAAATATCAACCGCATCTTATATGGAAACTATTAAATCTTGGATAATATGTATGACTACTAGCCCATGGTTATCTATCCGACATACTTCAAGCGCCGTTTCATGCATGTTCTACGTCTCACTCGCAAACGCGCTTTCCAATATCCAAGGTGGTAACAATTCCAATGAAGGGGATGCAGATCAAGTTTTGCTCGAGAATCTTAATTATCTATTCGATgatatttacaaaaggtAATTCGAACGCTTGTATCTGAGATCAAAAATTTGACCGAAAACAGTGCTATATTAATAAGAATACGTGATACGAGATCTATTATCCGATTGGAATGCTTTATGGCAATTCACGAGTGTTGCCTACTGCTTCCATCTCATCTTCAGGATAGATCAACATTATTGTATCTCGGATGGGGGCTTTCTGATACTGTAAGCTAAGATTCCTATGAAAAACTTATTAACTTTATTCTTTAAGGATGCAAAAATTCGAAAGTCTGCTttaaaaatcattcaaCAACTTTTTATAAATGAGCGAAAACAAGGGCTATCACTTTCTTCACTTAATTTTTTAGAAAGGTTTTCATCTAAAATTGCAGAAATCTGCAGATATGACATAGAAAGTGTTCGTGCAGTTGCACTTCAATTATGCTTTCAATTGATAGACCATCAGTTACTCAACCGGGAAGACATAGAAATGCTTTGTTACAGcatttttaacaaaaaggCTCAAATTCGTTTACCAGTCATGAAGTTATTAACGAAGTACTGTGATCAAACCATGGAAGGCTTTCTCCAAGAATCAACGAAAGAGATTAGTCTCAAAAAGATCCTTACAcaagaaaattacaaaatatcaaattctgcttttaaaaacctttataagaaaaatttgatattttctattattGCACACGCCTTGGAAGTATGGACTATTGAAAACAACCAGAAGGAATCCTCACAAGCAGATGaagtaaataatgaaaaatccGTTTGGCCCTTTGGTTTTAATTTGGAGGCCAATCGTTTGAAAAATTCCGAAGAATGGAAAGTGTACGAGTGCAGTATGTTATCTGTTCATAATGAATTGGGCTCGTTGGGTTCTTGGGAAGAAGTCTTTGactatttactttttgacCATGTTAATCATTTGGATGCTAATAGCATTTTAAAACATTGTGCACCAAATGAGAAAATAGTCGACTTATTATCTTCCTATGTGTATTTCTGTCTAAACCTTATTGAAAAGCCTGCcttgttgaaaaagaaatccgTAAGACACATAACATTGCGTTTTGCATATTCTAATTACTTTAGTCTGATTCAAATTATATCTCAAAACAGTTACATCTACTGCATGAGCTGCCTCTactgatgaagaaatatCGAGAACGTAACGTTGCAAGCTATTACTTTATTAAAAGTTTGGATTATATTCAAGAGCAAACTCTGGCCTTACCggaatcaagaaaagatatgTTGGCCTTATTGACAGAAGTGGAGTATGCTGCCAAAGCATCTAGTACTTTCCAAATTAACTTAATATGTGGTGAATTCTTTCACAGAATAATAAACCTGAACCTTATAGCAAGCGAAATTCAATTAAATGTTAAACTTTATATCGCTTCTGTGACGGACAACTTAATGGAAGAATTACAGGAATTCTTAAAATACATTCAGTCAGCCCGTAAGACATCCAATCACGATCAAAAGTACGAGAGCTTGCGATTTGAAAATACACATCTAACTGATAGCAGGGTTGAAAGACTGGTAACTCAGTTAAAATTTTACTGTGGTTTTATTCGAAACATTGGTActtcttctgaaaaaaGTGCTACCACACTGCGTCTTGTCTCTGACTTGTTGGAGATTTGCAAGcaggaagaagatgaactGCTTTTATATTCATGCTTAAGGACTATATTCTTATGCATCCTCCCTGAACTAAATCGTCAATGTTCAAACGAAATTATGGAAACTTACTTCAGTGTAGTCTTAGAAGCATCGAGTTTGTTGTCAGACCGCACAAAGGAGCTTTTCACAggaaaactttttgtaCGTCAATCGGGTTTACACGTTCTTTAAACTAACTAATGATAGTCTACAATTGTAATTTTAAGTGTCTACTTTGGAAAATCGGTTTTGGCTGGCACGTCGCGACTTAATGGTAATGAGTTAAATGACATCAAAACATTAAACATTGAAGAGCAGCTTGCGACACTTAAAAGTTtatcaaaacaattaaagaaCAGTGAATCAAACAGATCAGTACAACCATCAATACTGGAGgatgaaaaggaacaagGGTTATGGAACAATTTATTTGAAGACTGGTATCCTAATCATTGTAAGGATCCCTTACTTCTGGTTGATTTAATGCAAGGCCTaaaaaaacttgttttgtAGCTGTGAAACAGATTCCTTGAGTTTTAAAAGACTAATCTGGAGAAAAAGGCATGTCTTATCAACATGCTCATTAAAGTACAAGACGGTTTGAAGAGAAATGAAAGTGAAACTGTTTATATAGGTAGTTAAGTTATTATTGAATAATagaatttaaagaattaTGCTTCACTGAGGATGCGGACGAAATCGatcaatttattttataccTATATGCGATAGTGAAAATGTGCAAATTACTGGGCGTcaaaattttatgaataaaatgcaactttttgtttttttcatagAAAAACATATGaacatgaaaaagaaaaaaagaaaaaactattTCTAAAAAACCGTCGTATTACTAACTGTAGCGCTGCTAGGATATGTTATTTCACCAGGTATTGGCAATTTATTCTGTTCTCCACCAACATAGCTCCCTCGAGAAAATTCAGGTAGAGGGCTAAAAATAACCTTTTTATTGgtcttaaaaaaaaagggaaaaaggTATTAATAGTAAATACAAAGAATTATCGGCTTAACATCGAGAACTTCTCGATTTTGAGAATTTACGATGGCCACTACATTCTCATGTACAACTTGCCATGTAGCATTTCACAGTGCTGATTCTCAGAAAATCCATTGGAAATCTGATTGGCATCATTATAATTTGAAGAGAAAAGTGGCTAGCCTTCCTCCCTTGTCTGCTGAAGTCTTTGCTGAGAAAATTCTCTCTATCCAAAAACATAATGAAGCTGTTCAGAAAAAAGCTGAGTTTTATCGTGAGTGCAACTTTTGCAACAAAAACTTCTATTCAGAAGGCGCCTATTCTTCTCATTTGGCTTCAAAGAAGCATCGCGAAAGTGTTCGTAATTCTGAGATGAAGTCCCGTACGGACAATTTGAAACAAGATGAAACAAGCAGCGTCACCTCGTCAACCCTTTCTATGGGAGAACCTGTCGATGAAAGTGCtggagaagaagaacttCAAAACTTGTCAAAACGCTTGGCATCTGAGTCGGTTTCAATCTCTGATCCTTCTTTGAGGAATGAATCCAACTCAAAGGATACTCCTCAAGCACAAGCATCCGCTTCAAAGGCACCCGCTGACCCAACTTCGGAAgactttgaaaaggaactCGCTCGTCGTGTAAGCCAAAAACTGGGTCTAAAAGACTGCCTCTTTTGTAAtgcttctttctcttcttttgaagcaaGCAAGAAGCACATGAAAGCGATTCACAGCTTGTTCATTCCCGAACGAGAATTTGTTGTGGACGAACCCGGACTGTTTGAATATTTAGCTGAAAAGGTTTCTATTGGTTACACTTGCTTAACATGCAACCGTCAATTCAAATCATTGGAGGCTGTTCGCTCTCACATGCAGCAAAAAGGACATTTCTCTATTGCTTATGATACTGAGGAGGAACAACTTGAGCTTTCTGATTTCTACGATTTCACTGCTTCCTATCCTGAGTACGACAAACCTCAAGAGATTATTGATGTAGAAAACGCAGAAAATGATGAGAATTGGGAAGACGCTTCCAGTGACTCTGACTCCAGTGTAGATAGCATGGATGTTGGTAGAGTGCCTATAGCTGACGAGTACGAACTTCATCTGCCCACTGGTGCTCGTGCCGGTCATCGTTCTTTGTCTCGTTATTTCCGTCAAAACATTCGTCCTCCCAGTACTACTGCCGTCGGTGATGGTGCTGCTGTTCATCAGAATGTTGCTAGACATGCCACCAGCGGAGAAGCGATGGCTCGCAGCCGCGCTGTGGAAAGTAGTCTTGCTGGTGTCAAAGACGGAAGGAAAAAATTCAGTGCCTCTCATATCAATACACACCAAGAtcgtcaaaagaaagagcgGTTTTTCACCAAAATTGCCTATAAGAATAATACGAAGCGTCACTATCGGGATCCACTTTTGCaataatttcttgaaaTCATTGTGtctttttataatataattttgttatgaaagaaaaaaaaagggatCTATTTGGTTAGTAAAGCTTTATACTGGTATTGGTCTGTTTATGAATATCTTAGTTAGTTGGTTGATCTGAAAACACTGATGCTTGACTATGTTTTAGGatttttgataaatatatataagtGCTCCTGTTAGCATAGACAAAGGCATCATTTGGTTTCATGTATCTTTTAATCCAATAACATCTATAAAATGAGTCGTTTAAGTcgtttattttaatttaaaataaaaattatacaTTATAAAGTAAGATCTAAGCTTCTTCTCAATTGAGCGAAGTATACCAATGAACGTCAATTTCTTTGACTCACTTTTTGTTGGATGAAGacaaaaattatttctttgtaacAAAATTAAGGACTATATACCGCTTTGCTATACTAAGCAGAATAGTATAAAAAGAGCGACAATAAGATTTGATATAGCACGGATGAAGTGAGTATTTAGTCGCATGAAGTGAGAAATCTTCCAAAGGAAAGGGTATATGTAAAATAgcatatcaaaaaaagttttaattcttttaatcTTGAGACTCACTTAAGCGTTCAATGATCAAATCTTTCGCTTTAGCAGCTCCAGAGTGACTTCCCTGGATGACAATGATATCGACACCTGGTGTACGGGGAACGTCAATTTTAACTTGAGCAGCCTTGCGAATCTTGTTAATGGCGGAGCCACCAGCACCAATAATATGGCGATGCAAGTTAGGAGGAACAGAAAGATAGCCAGTgcattcttcttcaagttgCTTAAGGctcttttccaaagcagTAATGGCCTTTTCAACGTTTTCCTTATGTCCTCTAATGGTCAGGGTTGAACTACCATCAGTATTCTTTTGCTTGGTAACCAACTTCCAAGGATAAGGGCCTTCTTCGTTATCCTCAAGCACAACTTCGGAACCTTccaattgtttattaacaCCAGGTACGTCCACAAACACCTTGAGATCGTTGCGAAGTCTTCTGATAAATGGACCATTCGTTAATCGCTCACACAAAATATTGGATACCTCAAGGGTTTCTGCGTATTGACTAGcaactttttcttgaatcaTTTTAATAGCCTTATCACAGTTCTCGGGGCTACCGATAATTGTAATCTTAACAAGTTGCTCAGGATCTAAAACATTGGGAATTGTAAGAGAAGttgatgttttcttttcaatatCACGACGGCTGCTTCCCATTCTTCCAATGATAGAACTGATGCTACGTTGAGGAACATCAACGGTTTTTTCAACTTGATTCTTAAGTTCCTCCACAATTTGCAAGAAACGAGATTCCAAAGCTTCAACAAGTTGCTTGTTGCCACGTAACACAACAGAATTGCGATCTTCGTCAGAACTGCCATTGGAAAAGCTTACAAGACGAGCAGTTTCGGCTTTGTCGGCTGTACCGCCGCATTCCTTGATAATTTCTTGTAAGTTACTTCCACTAGGACCAATAAGGAAACGGTGGTATTCACGATCAATTTTGACAACTTTCTCaacttgattttttatttcgtCAGCAATAACTTTGATTTCCTGGATGGCACCTtgaacattttctttagaaCCTCGTACTGAAACATTAATTGCACCCTCAGACCTTTCGTCTCCAATATCAATTTTGACGTCGTGTTGAGCACGAATTTTTTCTACAGTAGCACCGTTCCGGCCAACGATTCTAGAAGCAGCCTTAGAAGGGATTTCTATTGCTTCGCTATAAGCAATAGatttttcatattcataaaGTTCAATGAGCTCTTGCTTAGCAGAAGCAACAGCCTTTTTGCTACCACGGATGACAATTTCATCAGCTGATGAAGGTTTAGTAGCTTCACCTCCGGTAGCGCTCAAGTCGTCTTCACGAGGAAAACGAACACGGACAGTAAACTTTTCCTCCAAGCGTTTAACATATTTTCCGCTGGCACCAATAAGCTGGCGATGGAATTCATTGGGGATGGTAACCCGGATTATGGTATCATCCATGAGAGCTTGGACTTGAGCTTCAATACGAGATTTAGTTTCTtcaacattctttttaataCCTTGAATGCGTACTTgtccttcttcaacattTATTTGAACACCAAAATCTTCTCGAAGAGTGGATACATTGCTTCCATTTTTGCCGATAATATTCTTTGAATATTGAGCGGGAAAATTAAATTCAGCAACGTATGAGTGAAGAATCTCATGATTCTTTGCATCTCTGACTAgttgttttatttcattggTGATACGTTGAACGTCGTTCGAAAATCCTCGAACATAGACATCATCATCAGTAGAGTCAGAGCGATAAGAGACCTTACCAAGCTGAACGATAACATTTTCCTCAGAGTTACCAAGGATTGCCTTCAGCGTAGTACCCTTTGGTCCCACTATATGCTTATGATAAACAGAAGGTACTTGGAAAGTTTCAGAGACAATCTTAGCGGAGGCATCAGCAGAAGATTTAATGCGTTCACCCAAAGTTGccaattcttcttgaatCTGTTCAGGAAGCTTTTCATCAGCCGATCCagtaaaacaaagaatgaCACTTGAGTCATCCTCACCATTATCACCGATGAGCAATTCGACGCTATGATCAGCTCTGagcttttgcaaatttttACCTTTAGATCCGATAACATAACGCTGCAAGAGAGGATCAATCTCTacattataaaatttatgAGGAGGAAACTGCCCAATAATCTTAATCAACGTAGCACGAGCGTTGAGAACGTTCTCACCGTCTTTACTAGAAATTTCAACGATGACAGATTTATTAGTAGGTTCCTGGAGCTCTTCACGCTTGGGAAGATGGAATTGAACTTTCAAGGCATTCTCATATTGAGAAAGGAACTTTGAGCGAATGAAAAATCTTGCAAGCAGGTTAGCATGGCTAAAAGGATCCTTCAAAGAAGTGAAGACATTGGAAACATTGACAGCATCAATGACTGTAGAGTTAGCACGCTCCATCGTCATTTTAATACCATCACTAATATTCATTGCAGGGCCACGAACACTGACAATGTCTGATTCGCTATTGATAGGAGGGAGTATAACTGAACAGCCAGTGCTTCTCAAAATATCTTGAATACCAGCACTCTTTTCTCCGTTAATAAACCGATGTTGACGACGAGGGACAGGAATCATAGTGGGAATTGTAGTACGAGCTAATTCCTCAGCCTTTC
The nucleotide sequence above comes from Schizosaccharomyces osmophilus chromosome 3, complete sequence. Encoded proteins:
- the vgl1 gene encoding KH domain RNA binding protein, vigilin; translated protein: MENLFTSEQFTMTTNNIEATNASSGFPAAGNEDLKVQYDGSLASNVSEISGVKHETLDNATAAVPSQEETENLPPSALLQKKHAVENHSKPASLRSTSQKPAVDVHSEAAFPTLSPKVNTNKPKNPSWVRKAAGVGSAANDDTASSANSPTSSSRTASTSKETDYMTDTLILGPDQQISRLSFTGKPNSVADIVRTIMLQTSTRINVSTASKTKNTTFLIQGKVASVKAAHRQIIRSIGRRNTIIVPCPVFVVGAVIGSNGQNLKTIMDRTGTRIQIPKRNSSAADDNDSFTKNEKSTLSSPTSLDEMEPQYDLTSVTIEGDFEGAELAKKEIESIINERTSHTTIRINTIPTDLYNLLRGADGSNIAEYEQGKDLKVQIPFAYSDSNLPVNPIVLFGEKSCVRECALFLQGKAEELARTTIPTMIPVPRRQHRFINGEKSAGIQDILRSTGCSVILPPINSESDIVSVRGPAMNISDGIKMTMERANSTVIDAVNVSNVFTSLKDPFSHANLLARFFIRSKFLSQYENALKVQFHLPKREELQEPTNKSVIVEISSKDGENVLNARATLIKIIGQFPPHKFYNVEIDPLLQRYVIGSKGKNLQKLRADHSVELLIGDNGEDDSSVILCFTGSADEKLPEQIQEELATLGERIKSSADASAKIVSETFQVPSVYHKHIVGPKGTTLKAILGNSEENVIVQLGKVSYRSDSTDDDVYVRGFSNDVQRITNEIKQLVRDAKNHEILHSYVAEFNFPAQYSKNIIGKNGSNVSTLREDFGVQINVEEGQVRIQGIKKNVEETKSRIEAQVQALMDDTIIRVTIPNEFHRQLIGASGKYVKRLEEKFTVRVRFPREDDLSATGGEATKPSSADEIVIRGSKKAVASAKQELIELYEYEKSIAYSEAIEIPSKAASRIVGRNGATVEKIRAQHDVKIDIGDERSEGAINVSVRGSKENVQGAIQEIKVIADEIKNQVEKVVKIDREYHRFLIGPSGSNLQEIIKECGGTADKAETARLVSFSNGSSDEDRNSVVLRGNKQLVEALESRFLQIVEELKNQVEKTVDVPQRSISSIIGRMGSSRRDIEKKTSTSLTIPNVLDPEQLVKITIIGSPENCDKAIKMIQEKVASQYAETLEVSNILCERLTNGPFIRRLRNDLKVFVDVPGVNKQLEGSEVVLEDNEEGPYPWKLVTKQKNTDGSSTLTIRGHKENVEKAITALEKSLKQLEEECTGYLSVPPNLHRHIIGAGGSAINKIRKAAQVKIDVPRTPGVDIIVIQGSHSGAAKAKDLIIERLSESQD
- the rec11 gene encoding meiotic cohesin complex STAG protein Rec11, yielding MEYDFESDLSSHLDGSLPDLEEDIELNHAAESVSSNHDDGSHISTPALKRKLEIEPIASNETTQGSTITSNNTQNTTKDPSYSLLNDLMDESISTDLLSTKWRSYSETDSFESTRGFLNLILLSCNCQPFLNHFDMEDMESIPETLAQIQSSTFNFNDTFAEPYLYACSTVIGKSFRTKLRFLVDELIAMSIEKDKISTASYMETIKSWIICMTTSPWLSIRHTSSAVSCMFYVSLANALSNIQGGNNSNEGDADQVLLENLNYLFDDIYKSAILIRIRDTRSIIRLECFMAIHECCLLLPSHLQDRSTLLYLGWGLSDTDAKIRKSALKIIQQLFINERKQGLSLSSLNFLERFSSKIAEICRYDIESVRAVALQLCFQLIDHQLLNREDIEMLCYSIFNKKAQIRLPVMKLLTKYCDQTMEGFLQESTKEISLKKILTQENYKISNSAFKNLYKKNLIFSIIAHALEVWTIENNQKESSQADEVNNEKSVWPFGFNLEANRLKNSEEWKVYECSMLSVHNELGSLGSWEEVFDYLLFDHVNHLDANSILKHCAPNEKIVDLLSSYVYFCLNLIEKPALLKKKSSDSNYISKQLHLLHELPLLMKKYRERNVASYYFIKSLDYIQEQTLALPESRKDMLALLTEVEYAAKASSTFQINLICGEFFHRIINLNLIASEIQLNVKLYIASVTDNLMEELQEFLKYIQSARKTSNHDQKVERLVTQLKFYCGFIRNIGTSSEKSATTLRLVSDLLEICKQEEDELLLYSCLRTIFLCILPELNRQCSNEIMETYFSVVLEASSLLSDRTKELFTGKLFSTIVILSVYFGKSVLAGTSRLNGNELNDIKTLNIEEQLATLKSLSKQLKNSESNRSVQPSILEDEKEQGLWNNLFEDWYPNHCKDPLLLVDLMQGLKKLVL
- the rei1 gene encoding ribosome biogenesis protein Rei1, with product MATTFSCTTCHVAFHSADSQKIHWKSDWHHYNLKRKVASLPPLSAEVFAEKILSIQKHNEAVQKKAEFYRECNFCNKNFYSEGAYSSHLASKKHRESVRNSEMKSRTDNLKQDETSSVTSSTLSMGEPVDESAGEEELQNLSKRLASESVSISDPSLRNESNSKDTPQAQASASKAPADPTSEDFEKELARRVSQKLGLKDCLFCNASFSSFEASKKHMKAIHSLFIPEREFVVDEPGLFEYLAEKVSIGYTCLTCNRQFKSLEAVRSHMQQKGHFSIAYDTEEEQLELSDFYDFTASYPEYDKPQEIIDVENAENDENWEDASSDSDSSVDSMDVGRVPIADEYELHLPTGARAGHRSLSRYFRQNIRPPSTTAVGDGAAVHQNVARHATSGEAMARSRAVESSLAGVKDGRKKFSASHINTHQDRQKKERFFTKIAYKNNTKRHYRDPLLQ